The genome window AGCTAAATGTATCTCccttcaaagaaaatttgagattatGAGAGTAAAGGAGAATATGAGGAAAAGGTGATTGATGAATAAATTGTATAATATGATGAGCATTTATATTTCATGGTACGCACCCACTAGAAGCCGATTTTCAACTTTAGCTAGGTCCGAATTTTGTCAATGTAAtctttaaagaaaaactaaaaacttacGAGTTGTTAACCTATCAAAAGTTTCGAATcctgatagtttttttttaaattcagtaGACTCTCATATAAaaggaaaaatgacaaattatccgcaaaaaaaatttgcaaaaaaaacatagtaccgctaggtcgcaggtcgtaTTCTTGCCACCCCTACCCGCAGCTAAagtaacattattttttaaaaagttacagGAATCCTACTTTTAAAACTACAATAGTCCTGCCAGAAAACTTCTGAAGTTCCATTTTGAGAAACACAGtaattgtgtttttaaaaaaaactacagtgaTCCCAactttgaaactacagtaatcttgtcatctacagtaatcctaacaaaactacagtaatcttgtTAGAGTGCTAAAGTAACCCAGtccaaaaactacagtaaaaCTGTATCAAAACAGTATCAAAACTCTAcgttaattaaattttaattacatGTTAAATTAAAACCTCTTAAAACATACCacaaactacagtatccctccaattctaaaactacagtaccccccaCTTAGATCCTGGATCCAACACCCAACATcacacctacagtacccaaTCTTCTccgccgaaaaattcaaattccgaGTGTCCTTGATGGGGGAGAAGCTTTTGGACGAATGTTTGCGTGTTCAAaacaacaacattttcaaattgaccGGCTGGAGGAGAGATCAGGTAAAAGCATGGAGACGCAGGATTTTTGCCTGAATGTTTTGCTTTGCCCACCACAACTAAACCAAGTATTTTGAAGGTGAACGGGGTGCTAGAAGGGGGAACGGGTACAgggcaaaattttgaaggcaAATTCAAAACACgtgaagtaattttttttaaaactaatttctaattttcaatattttgaaaaacctcaactttataaaataataaaaacgtGTAAATGTGGAATAAAGCCCTTATCAAGATGAAATGTGCATAAAAGAAACgtttttgatcagaaaattcagtttctactatttttgcaattgaagAGAACTTCTATAGTGGCAGTTGCTATAAACAAtcaaaaaagcagaaaatggTGAGTTGGGGTCTTTTGTAAGGGTACGgtatggggtactgtagaggtgACTTCCAACCCTGAAACGTTAAATTTTCCAGCTTCTTGCCTTCTTCATCGCCCTGCTCATTCCAAGAGCACACTCAACGACATTGACTTTTAGTCAATTTCAAGAACTTCACAGCAAGACAGCCGATATGACATCAATGAAAGTGTGCTGGATGCTTGGTGGAGACATTCTTCCAGTGGACGCCAACATTCCTGAAAAAGGACACAAATGCACTGCGACGGTTGACAGATGGTCCTCAAATGCGAAGGATGCCAAGGAAGCGTGTGCCAGTCGGATCCCGTACCACATCGATTCAGCGCAGTATGGAACTAAGACGCAGTGCACTTTTCGTGAGTGAGGGGGTTCTGGctactgtaggaatactgtaggggtgAACTGTAAAGTCTCTTGCTAGCTTTACACATTGTTTATCGTTTACTCAtccatcaaattttccagtaatCAACTTGGCATGTGCAGAAGATCACTGGCAAATCCACGGAAAGTGCTACCGACTTCACAACGGAAAGTACACTTGGGCCCAGGCCAAGGCTATCTGTCAGACGGGGGTTGGAGATGATGTCAAATCTCAAGTCGCAATATTCTATTCGGAGGCCTTGAGCATCTACTTGAACGATATGGAGAACATCGGTGCTGCCTGGGTGAATGTTCCGAACCTCAACGACTACTTCACGAATCCTAACAATGATCATGGTGGAGTGTACATTCAAGGTGCAGCTTACAAGTATGACACTCGTCAGGGAAGTATTATGATGTTCAAAGCTGAGTCGAAGCATCAAGTGATCTGTGAGTACACACCTCCAACGACAATGGCTGAGATGTTCCATCTGGCGAAGGTCTACGCACAGATCTACCCGATCGGAGTGTACTCTCATGGAGCCGTGTTCCCGACAAGTAGCTATGTCAggtaatattttgaatatctcTGCTGCCTTACcatcttaattttcagaatcaccCAAACTGACATCATCGCTTACAATGGAAAGTTCACGGATAAGTACGGAAACGAAGTGGAGAAGTTTGATGCAAGTGGCCTCGAGAAGAAGTGTGCAAGCATCGGAAATATTCTGAATGTGAAGAGCTATCCAGTGTCCGGTCACGCTGATGATTTCAATGCTATGAAGAGTCTGCTCAAGGGTCATCAATGCTATTTGACGAGTTCTTACAAGAATGAGTTAGTTACCTATCTGTcgagttttcttcaaaattataaaagtttcCAGTGGTTTCAAGAAAACGGACTACCGAGCAAAGAGCGGCAATAACAGCTTGGAGGGGGGAATCTTCGAGGGAGCATCTTCCGATGAGTACTGTAACGCACATAGTCTCAGTATGAGTACAACCGAACGACTTCCGACGATGGCTGCTACAGGAGCATGTGCGCTCTGTGCAATGCGTATGTTCTAGACATGGGTCTATAAACTCAAATGGACTGTAATTTCAGACCAGATTCATTATGAGTACGGGCCATGTCCTGATAAGCCAGATTGGATTGACGAGGTGTATCGTTTCGAGCGGCCGTCTCGCGTCTTTTGTCATTACGTAAGCCTGTTATTGTGGTCAACTTTCATAAAAATCCTGAGAACTTTATAGATCAATAACCATGAAGTGGAGACTCGTGCGGATGCAGTGGTCAGGTGCGAATCATTCGGTGCGTCTCTCAGTGGAGTCGATTCAGATCCGGAATTTCAGGGTCTTGCACAGAAACGTGAGTTTAAAATGTTGGCCAATGCGAAATGATTTTCGAATGTATTCAGTGAGTCCAAAATACCCGCCAGGCAATACGGTCGATATTACACCTCACAGCCGTACGGTATATTTTGGTGATGCCAATAAAGGTGCCATTCGAATTGACGATCATTACTGGCTTGGCGGAATCTCCCCATGTGAGACCGACTGTTCAGGTGGGCCGACTGGTGTGCGGGAGGCGAGTTGGGATGCTGGTGTGGCGGTCAATACAACATTCCTGAACAACTACAATCATGATGGACATCCGTGGAATCTGCTACCAGTGACGCAATACGTGTCATTCCGAAACGACTTCAATGCTTTTCATATTCAGTGAGTTTCTACCATGTTTGggtttctttctgaaaattctatcCTACCGTAGAGACAATTTCGAATATTGTTTTTTGCAGTCCACTAGATCACTATTACACTAAGAATGGGTCAATTGTGCACTACGAAAAAATGTTCTTCGTGTGTGGAAAATCAGCACATCTGACGCAATCGACTACGATCAAAAGTGCTCTCCAACAAACCAGTACATAATTGTGATCgagatttgaataaatttgttttgtgaAGGCCCAGCGTTTTGTTATTTTACAGTACTACTATTATATCTGTTTGAGCAAAAGATTTCAGCTTTCAGCTGCATGATTGAGTTGTTCTATCTTACAAAAGTCTACCAGCAGATGTTCCTAATCGGAGCATATACTCATGAAGGCGTATTGGGAAATTGGCACTTTGTTACAGTGCTATTTTCAGGATCGTTGAGTGCCCGCCGTGAGCTTGATTCTGGAGTTTTTCGGATAAAAATTAACGAGTAACCGTTTTAAAACACGGGCTATCGAATGACATAGGTCTCATATGCAACTCCGATGGGTAATTTCCTATGGGCCCCTAGTAAGTCGACGCATTAAGTAATCTGTGAGTCGCAGTATGAAGTcacgtttttagaaaaaaaaacaattccttGTAAAAGTCCACtgttttattggttttttttcactgactGCAAAAATAGCGgaaatataaaacttttttataaaacacgacaaaaaaaaactacgtgGCCTTTTGACAATTATTTCCAACAcatcaaaatcatcaaaatacGGCGAATTTCGattatttctgtttttgaatTCCTAGTGGCAATGTCGTTCACTCTGCTGCCCACCAGAGAAGAGGTTTTCAGGAAAAGTGATAAAGAATGTGATAAACTGGCAAAGTCATTGAAGTGAGTTCAGTTACTTGAAGACACAAAATCACCTGCAAAGAGCCACAAGCTTGGCTCGGTGTTTGTCGACGAAGAATTTCCTCCTAACGACACCTCGCTAGGAGATTTACCAATAAAGAAAGACTATCCAATCAAATGGGCAGCTCCTCAAGAATTCGTGTCAGTTCCCCCGGTACGTCACGAGACAGATTCATGGACAGTTTGGCGTGATCCAAGGCCGTTCCAAGTCTTTCAATTGGGAGTGGGAGATTGCTGGCTGATTGCGGCCTTGCAGACAATTGCAAGGCGCAAGACACTGCTTGATCAGATAGTTCCGAAGAGATGGTTCACGATGAAGCACGGTATCGCTCAGATTCGGTGAGCTATCGGATAACTTGTAGTATTACCTTAATATTGTGATTTAGACTTTTGATAAATGGAGAATGGAAAgtgattaaaattgattttcacgTTCCAAGCTCGTCGGCATCGTATGAGATATTCACACCTATGGTCAGAAAGCAAGCGTGGGCGGCGTTAATCCAAAAGGCATTCGCAAAGCTTGGAGGATCCTATGCAAAGCTACACGGAGGCTTCGCAGATATTGCGTTCCTTCAATTGACAGGTAACTGAAGGTTAGCACCTTAATctaatctacttttttgtCAGGATCATTCACTTCCACCTATTATTTGAATAAGCTCTCCAGTGATAACGATATCTGGGACTTCATTTTAAGCATGCAGTGAGTTTGCTTGAATTTCTTTACCGAATACTTGTCGGTGTGTTTGGTTGTTTTTAAGCAACCAACTTACATTGTAAgctgttattttttcaagactgtttcagaaaatcaaagtttcTTGTGACGGCTTGCAGCACTTATTGTGAGGAAGGTTCTGAAGAGTGGGATatctttctcaaaaatcaaatcagtCCAAATCACGGGTATTCAATTCTGGATACAAAAATTCACGAGGGCCACCGACTCGTCTTGATTGGTAACTTTACTTACTCTTTGCCAGATCAAGGCACGGGTACACTGAAATGGGGTCATTTACCGAGATTCGATGGCAAGTTCCAATTGGAAAGAATATACTGATAAATTatgattcagaaaaatgcctttGTGGGAATATTTTCGACTATGTTCTCTCAACGACTAGCATCCATTGGGTGGACTTGCATATTTTGTCTCGATTCTTTTCATGCTTTGAAATTTGTCATTATCGTGAAGGCTGGAAAGAAATCCGTTTTCGAAAGACTTTGGTTCCAAAGAACGGCAAGACAGAGTAGGCATGCCCAATCGTTATAATAATGagttgtttcaaacttttcagaattttaaaactatttctcAAAACAAGATGCGAGCTGGTTATTGAGGTTATCAGACGAAAAGAAGCGCTAAGATTAGAAGCGGAACAATTGAGAAATAGGGTGAATTTGTGTTGAAAAAGACGCTAAGTTAACCAATCGAAATTCAGTGTATACTGTTCTGCATTGTTTATTCTGCAACTGCGGACAATAAATGTGATAAGATTCTGATGATTACTCATGCATATGACTTGAATTTGGAATTAACACCCGGCACACTTGATCCTGGAACATATTTGATTTCATTTGTGATCCTTGAAGATTACGACGAGCTGGAGTTGGATTGGGTCATTCGAAGGTGAGAATGGATGCATTtcaaggcttaggcttaaaataAGCAGTATTCATCCGGCTTGCGCTGCCAAATCTTTGTATCTCTGTGTGAtttatacaaatt of Caenorhabditis elegans chromosome II contains these proteins:
- the clec-119 gene encoding C-type LECtin (Product from WormBase gene class clec;~Confirmed by transcript evidence), whose product is MLLAFFIALLIPRAHSTTLTFSQFQELHSKTADMTSMKVCWMLGGDILPVDANIPEKGHKCTATVDRWSSNAKDAKEACASRIPYHIDSAQYGTKTQCTFLINLACAEDHWQIHGKCYRLHNGKYTWAQAKAICQTGVGDDVKSQVAIFYSEALSIYLNDMENIGAAWVNVPNLNDYFTNPNNDHGGVYIQGAAYKYDTRQGSIMMFKAESKHQVICEYTPPTTMAEMFHLAKVYAQIYPIGVYSHGAVFPTSSYVRITQTDIIAYNGKFTDKYGNEVEKFDASGLEKKCASIGNILNVKSYPVSGHADDFNAMKSLLKGHQCYLTSSYKNDGFKKTDYRAKSGNNSLEGGIFEGASSDEYCNAHSLSMSTTERLPTMAATGACALCAMHQIHYEYGPCPDKPDWIDEVYRFERPSRVFCHYINNHEVETRADAVVRCESFGASLSGVDSDPEFQGLAQKLSPKYPPGNTVDITPHSRTVYFGDANKGAIRIDDHYWLGGISPCETDCSGGPTGVREASWDAGVAVNTTFLNNYNHDGHPWNLLPVTQYVSFRNDFNAFHIHPLDHYYTKNGSIVHYEKMFFVCGKSAHLTQSTTIKSALQQTST
- the clpr-2 gene encoding Calpain catalytic domain-containing protein (Confirmed by transcript evidence), whose protein sequence is MKHGIAQIRLLINGEWKVIKIDFHVPSSSASYEIFTPMVRKQAWAALIQKAFAKLGGSYAKLHGGFADIAFLQLTGSFTSTYYLNKLSSDNDIWDFILSMQKSKFLVTACSTYCEEGSEEWDIFLKNQISPNHGYSILDTKIHEGHRLVLIGNFTYSLPDQGTGTLKWGHLPRFDEKCLCGNIFDYVLSTTSIHWVDLHILSRFFSCFEICHYREGWKEIRFRKTLVPKNGKTEILKLFLKTRCELVIEVIRRKEALRLEAEQLRNRCILFCIVYSATADNKCDKILMITHAYDLNLELTPGTLDPGTYLISFVILEDYDELELDWVIRSPSDMSYMTFDFISHPIESQLDDIQQFIIEEGEIIKSDTGELTVYKLGGRYSNVFVYENNCRFNFISVEGSLSNSLHNNYLTATNGLIDSSFEIPPQSRVILEVVSCEWEYFSANFNIEFKVLPFMWTVCYWFAPLVEYFVPESSFNYSFQTPVVIKKRQDHRWTIEEKTKKD